A window of the Lagopus muta isolate bLagMut1 chromosome 1, bLagMut1 primary, whole genome shotgun sequence genome harbors these coding sequences:
- the DDX17 gene encoding probable ATP-dependent RNA helicase DDX17, whose protein sequence is MRGFGDRGRDRDRGGFGASRGGPLPPKKFGNPGERLRKKKWDLNELPKFEKNFYVEHPEVARLTPYEVEELRRKKEITIRGMEGCPKPVFAFHQCSFPQYVMDALMDQNFTEPTPIQCQGFPLALSGRDMVGIAQTGSGKTLAYLLPAIVHINHQPYLERGDGPICLVLAPTRELAQQVQQVADDYGKCSRLKSTCIYGGAPKGPQIRDLERGVEICIATPGRLIDFLEAGKTNLRRCTYLVLDEADRMLDMGFEPQIRKIVDQIRPDRQTLMWSATWPKEVRQLAEDFLQDYVQINVGNLELSANHNILQIVDVCMESEKDHKLIQLMEEIMAEKENKTIIFVETKRRCDDLTRRMRRDGWPAMCIHGDKSQPERDWVLNEFRSGKAPILIATDVASRGLDVEDVKFVINYDYPNSSEDYVHRIGRTARSTNKGTAYTFFTPGNLKQARELIKVLEEANQAINPKLMQLVDHRGGGGGGGGGRSRYRTSSSVNNPNLMYQEECDRRLRGVKEGRRDSGGFRDRERGDSYANGANKTYGSAYGSPNSAFGAAQSQYGYTQGSYGAAAYGTSGYGTAEYSASGYGASTTAATAGRTSQSTTQQQYAGMVGRSGQQPQPLMSQQFPQPPATNVMGYMGQTATYQYPPPPPPPPPSRK, encoded by the exons ATGAGGGGCTTCGGGGACCGGGGGCGAGACCGGGACCGCGGCGG GTTTGGAGCAAGCCGTGGTGGTCCTCTTCCTCCAAAGAAGTTTGGTAACCCAGGGGAGCGCTTACGAAAGAAAAAATGGGACTTAAATGAGCTGCCCAAGTTTGAGAAGAATTTTTACGTGGAACATCCAGAAGTGGCCAGGCTTACTCCA TATGAAGTTGAAGaactgagaaggaagaaagagataaCAATTCGAGGAATGGAGGGCTGCCCCAAGCCTGTGTTTGCCTTTCACCAATGCAGCTTTCCAC AGtatgtgatggatgccctgaTGGACCAGAATTTCACAGAACCCACTCCAATTCAGTGCCAAGGCTTTCCACTTGCTCTCAGTGGTCGTGATATGGTGGGCATTGCGCAGACTGGCTCTGGGAAGACACTCGCA taCCTGTTGCCTGCAATTGTTCACATCAACCACCAGCCATATTTGGAGAGAGGGGATGGCCCAATT TGCCTGGTTCTTGCACCTACCAGGGAGCTGGCCCAGCAGGTGCAGCAGGTGGCTGATGATTATGGCAAATGTTCAAGGCTGAAGAGTACCTGCATTTATGGAGGAGCACCCAAAGGTCCCCAGATCAGAGATCTAGAAAGAG GTGTGGAGATCTGCATTGCTACACCGGGTCGCTTGATTGACTTCCTTGAGGCAGGGAAGACCAACCTTCGTCGGTGTACATACCTCGTGCTGGACGAAGCAGACAGGATGTTAGACATGGGCTTTGAACCCCAGATCCGCAAAATTGTTGACCAGATCAGG CCTGACAGACAGACCCTGATGTGGAGTGCCACCTGGCCCAAAGAAGTGCGCCAGCTTGCTGAGGACTTCCTGCAGGACTATGTTCAGATCAACGTGGGGAACTTGGAGCTGAGCGCCAACCACAATATCCTGCAGATAGTGGATGTGTGCATGGAGAGTGAGAAAGACCATAA ACTGATACAGCTAATGGAAGAAATCATGGcggagaaggaaaataagaccATCATCTTTGTGGAGACAAAGAGACGATGTGATGATCTCACTCGAAGGATGCGCAGAGATGG TTGGCCAGCTATGTGTATCCATGGAGACAAGAGTCAGCCAGAAAGAGATTGGGTGCTTAATG AGTTTCGCTCTGGAAAGGCTCCTATCCTCATTGCTACCGACGTTGCATCTCGTGGGCTAG ATGTGGAAGACGTTAAATTTGTGATAAACTACGACTATCCGAACAGCTCTGAGGATTACGTGCACCGCATTGGCCGCACCGCGCGCAGTACCAACAAAGGTACCGCGTACACGTTCTTCACACCAGGAAACCTGAAACAAGCCAGGGAGCTTATCAAAGTGTTGGAAGAAGCCAATCAAGCCATCAATCCAAAGCTGATGCAGCTTGTGGAccacagaggaggaggaggtggtggtggag GAGGTCGTTCTCGTTACCGAACGAGCAGTTCAGTAAACAACCCTAACCTGATGTACCAGGAAGAGTGTGACAGGAGGCTCCGGGGAGTGAAAGAGGGCCGGAGAGACTCAGGTGGCTTCAGAGACCGTGAGCGTGGTGACAGTTACGCCAACGGAGCCAACAAGACCTATGGCAGTGCCTACGGGAGCCCAAATTCCGCTTttggggcagcacagagccagtATGGTTACACTCAAGGGAGCTATGGAGCAGCTGCCTATGGCACGAGTGGCTATGGCACTGCGGAGTACAGTGCTAGCGGCTATGGTGCCAGCACCACAGCTGCCACCGCTGGGAGAACCTCACAGAGCACTACCCAACAGCAGTATGCAGGGATGGTGGGGCGCTCAGGCCAGCAGCCGCAGCCGCTCATGTCACAACAGTTTCCTCAGCCCCCTGCCACTAATGTGATGGGCTATATGGGACAGACTGCCACCTACCAGTACCCACCCCCGCCCCCACCCCCTCCACCCTCACGCAAATGA
- the KDELR3 gene encoding ER lumen protein-retaining receptor 3 has protein sequence MNIFRILGDVSHLLAIIILLVKIHRSKSCAGISGKSQILFALVFTTRYLDLFTTFISLYNTVMKVIFLLCAYITVYMIYVKFRKTFDSENDSFRLEFLLVPVTGLSFLENHSFTPLEILWTFSIYLESVAILPQLFMISKTGEAETITTHYLFFLGLYRALYIANWVWRYHTEKFYDQIAVVSGVVQTIFYCDFFYLYVTKVLKGKKLSLPMPV, from the exons ATGAACATCTTCCGCATCCTGGGGGACGTCTCCCACTTGTTGGCCATCATCATCCTGCTGGTGAAGATCCACAGGTCCAAGTCCTGTGCTG GTATCTCGGGGAAAAGCCAGATTCTTTTTGCCCTCGTCTTCACTACCCGCTACCTGGACCTGTTCACAACCTTCATCTCCCTCTACAACACCGTGATGAAG GTCATTTTTTTGCTATGTGCCTACATCACCGTGTACATGATCTACGTGAAATTCCGGAAAACTTTTGACAGTGAGAACGACTCCTTTCGCCTGGAGTTCCTCCTGGTCCCTGTGACAGGCCTGTCCTTCCTGGAGAACCACAGCTTCACCCCCCTGGAG ATACTCTGGACCTTCTCCATCTACCTGGAGTCCGTAGCTATCCTGCCTCAGCTCTTCATGATCAGCAAGACAGGGGAAGCAGAGACCATCACAACGCATTACCTTTTCTTCCTGGGCCTCTATCGCGCCCTCTATATCGCCAACTGGGTCTGGCGCTACCACACCGAGAAGTTCTACGACCAGATTGCTGTGGTCTCCGGGGTGGTACAGACCATCTTCTACTGCGACTTCTTCTATCTCTACGTTACCAAAG tcctaaaaggaaagaagctaaGCCTTCCAATGCctgtttga